The proteins below come from a single Aegilops tauschii subsp. strangulata cultivar AL8/78 chromosome 6, Aet v6.0, whole genome shotgun sequence genomic window:
- the LOC109746266 gene encoding rac-like GTP-binding protein 6 yields MSASRFIKCVTVGDGAVGKTCMLISYTSNTFPTDYVPTVFDNFSANVVVDGNTVNLGLWDTAGQEDYNRLRPLSYRGADVFLLAFSLISKASYENVSKKWIPELKHYAPGVPIILVGTKLDLRDDKQFFVDHPGAVPITTAQGEELKKLIGAPYYIECSSKTQLNVKGVFDAAIKVVLAPPKAKKKKKAQRGACSIL; encoded by the exons ATGAGCGCGTCCAGGTTCATAAAGTGCGTCACCGTGGGGGACGGCGCCGTCGGCAAGACTTGCATGCTCATCTCCTACACCTCCAACACCTTCCCCACC GACTATGTGCCAACGGTGTTTGACAACTTCAGTGCTAATGTTGTGGTTGATGGCAACACTGTCAACCTCGGGCTATGGGATACTGCAG GTCAGGAGGACTACAACAGACTGAGACCGCTGAGTTATCGTGGAGCTGATGTCTTCCTTCTGGCCTTCTCGCTTATCAGCAAGGCCAGCTATGAGAATGTTTCAAAGAAG TGGATACCTGAGCTGAAGCATTATGCACCAGGTGTGCCTATTATCCTTGTGGGAACAAAGCTTG ATCTTCGAGATGACAAGCAGTTCTTTGTGGACCATCCTGGTGCTGTTCCTATCACTACTGCTCAG GGGGAGGAACTAAAAAAGTTAATAGGCGCACCCTACTACATCGAATGCAGCTCGAAGACCCAACTA AATGTCAAGGGTGTATTTGATGCGGCAATAAAGGTGGTACTTGCGCCACCAAaggcgaagaagaagaaaaaggcgCAGAGGGGGGCTTGCTCCATCTTGTGA